DNA from Roseimicrobium sp. ORNL1:
TTGGCGGAGACGTGCAGGATGCCGTTCGCATCGAGGTCGAAGGTCACTTCAATCTGCGCGGTGCCACGGGGCATCGGCGGGATGCCGTCCAGCTTGAAGGTGCCGAGCACCTTGTTGTCACGGCTGAAGCTGCGCTCGCCCTGGATGACCACGATTTCCACGCCGGGCTGATTGTCCGCGGCGGTGGAGAAGGTCTGGGCGTGGCGCTTCGGAATCGTCGTGTTGCGCGGAATCATCGGGGTGGCGATGCCGCCTTCCGTTTCGATGGCCAGCGTGAGCGGGGTCACGTCGAGAAGGAGCACGTCCTTCACGCTGCCCTGGAGCACACCACCCTGGATGGCGGCGCCGACGGCGACCACTTCATCCGGGTTCACGCCCTTGTGCGGTTCCTTGCCGGCGAGCTTGCGCGCGGTTTCGATCACGCGGGGCATTCGGGTCATGCCGCCCACGAGCACGAGTTCATCAATCTTGGAAGCGTCGAGCTTGGCTGCGGCAAGGCAGTCACGCACCGGCTTCACCGTGCGCTCGAAGAGGTCATCCGTGAGCTGCTCCAGCTTGGCGCGGGTCAGCGTCTTGGTGATGTGCTTCGGGCCGGTCTGGTCCGCGGTGATGAAGGGCAGGCTGATGTCGTAGCTCTGGCTGGAGCTCAGGGCGATCTTCGCCTTTTCCGCCTCTTCCTTGATGCGCTGAAGCGCATCCGGCTGGCCGCTGAGGTCGATGCCGCTCTCGCTCTTGAATTCAGAAATGATCCACTGGATCAACTTGTTGTCCCAGTCGTCACCACCGAGGTGCGTGTCGCCATCCGTGGCGAGCACTTCGAAGACGCCGTCGCCGATTTCCAACGCGGAGATGTCGAAGGTACCACCACCAAGGTCGTACACGGCGATCTTCTCGTCCTTCTTGCTGTCGAGACCGTAGGCCAGGGAGGCGGCCGTGGGCTCGTTGATGATGCGGCGCACGTTCAGGCCGGCGATTTCACCCGCGGCCTTCGTCGCATTGCGCTGCGAGTCGTTGAAGTAGGCAGGAACGGTGATGACCGCTTCCGTGATCTTTTCGCCGAGGCGGGCTTCGGCGTCAGCCTTCAGCTTGGCCAGGATCATCGCGGAGACTTCCTGCGGCGAGTAGGTCTTCGTTTCGCCGCCGACTTCCACTTGCACGTGGGCGTCGCCGTTGGCAGCAGGAACGATCTTGTAGGGGACTTGCTTGTCTGCGTCGGTGAGCTCCGCGAACTTGCGGCCCATCAAACGCTTCACGGAGAAAACGGTATTGCGCGGGTTGGTCACCGCCTGGCGCTTGGCCGCCTGGCCCACGAGACGCTCGCCGGACTTGGTGAAAGCCACCACGGACGGTGTCGTGCGCGCTCCTTCCGAATTCTCCAGCACCTGAGGCTCGCTGCCTTCGAGGACAGCCATACAGGAGTTGGTGGTACCAAGGTCAATGCCGAGAATCTTGCTCATAGTTTGGGGAAAGTGAGAAATGTGCGCCGTATATCTGGCAGGAGGTGTGCCATCAGGTGCATTCACATCATAAAGCGCTTTCTATGAGATATTTATGAAGATAATGACCCCGCGCCGCGTCGTTCTAATGCGTCAAATATGCGCCATTATTGCCCAATGGCTCACATGCGCTGCGCCAGTTTCGCCCAGATGTGCGACATGACGCTGGGGAAAGGAGCGCGGACACTCTTGTCCGCCATCCCTGACATTCCACCCTCTGTCACCTGGCAGGCAAGGCCTCATGCCACTGGCTGCTCCAGAGACGTCGCCAGTAGCTTCCACATGAAATACGCTGCGACGCAGCAGAACGGCGGACAAGAGTGTCCACGCTCCTTTGCCAGTGCTTCGCTCCTTTCCCAATGCCAACTGCCAAAAAGAAAGCCCGGCGGAACAAGTCCACCGGGCTTCCCCTTTTGAGACACACACACTAATACTGAAACTGAACAGGAAATGCGAGTGATGCCGGCGCGCTTTATCGCGGCATCGCGCCACCCTAAAAGTGAACCGTGGTGACGATTCCGTTGCCAAGTGCAGGCAAGACCGTTGCGCTACAGCAGTGCCCGTGATGGGAACACAAAAAAGAGGAGCGGTTTCCCGCTCCTCTTTTTTAAAAGTTATGTGTTTGGTGAGTGCTGTCCGCGTTCGCTTAGAACGGGAACTTCACGCCAAGGCGAACGATGGTGTAATCGAAGTCGCCGTCGTCAGCCGCGAAGTGATAAGCGCCGTCAGCGAAGACACCCAGGTTGTTCGCACCAACGAAGCGAGCTTCAATACCGCCACCCACGAAGTAGTTACCCTTGTCCTCGCTGTTCACGCTGAAACCACCGCCAGCCATGGCGTAAGGAGCGATGCAGAGGGAGGTGATGGGGTAACGCAGCACAAGAGCGCCGTCGAATTCGTGGTGTTCCTGGTCCGTGGCGAAGATGCCATAGGAACCCTGGATACCGATGTACTGGTTGAAGAAGTACTCGCCGAGCACACCGCCGCCAAGTGCGTCGTCTTCAGCGGAGTCGTTCTCAGGAAGGTATCCGCCACCGTAGATGCCGAGAGCGAATCCAGGACCGAAAGCATCGCAGCCCACGGGAGCGGGAGCGGTCGGCTGGACGAATTTGCCACCCTTACCCGAGTAGCTCACAGGTCCTGCGAAAGCGCTGGACGCGAGAGCCAGCGACATGATGAGGGATGCGATTTTTTTCATGCGTGTAGAGTAGGATTGCGCGCCCACCCATACCCATGAATCAAATCTGGGCAAGTAAATTTTTAAAAAATCCTTAAAATCGGGATTTCTTAATAAAATATGCCATTCATTGGCCCGGCTCTTTTATTTTGTAACTCTCGGGATGCGGAGTCGGTCTAGTCGTTCAACACCATGCGCAGCTCGCCGTTGCTGACCCGGAAATCCTTGATGCCGGCGGCGAAACGCTGAAGGAACTCGGAATTGATGGAGCCAGGGCCATTGTCGGCAAAGAGGTTCAGGCCCTTGGCATCACCGAGCCAGGCGTTCGGCAGGGAAATGCCGCCCACACTCACGTCCGCGAGGCTGAAGTTCAGCTTGTGATCGGCATCCAGCTTGGTGTTGAAGGCCACCTTGATGCGGACCGTCTTGCCTCCGATGTACGCCACACTGGGATCCACCGGCAGCAGGAATGTGGCTCCCAGCATGTCGTTGTTCATGTGGAACTTCACCTTGTCTGCCCAGTCAGGCTGACTGGCGAGCCACCCATTGATTTCACGCTCGCTGAGCACGATCGTCTTCGCCGGATCCGAGGGGGCCGGTGCTGGTGCAGGCGCGTGTGCTGGCGGGGTCGCCTTCGCAGGAGCGGAAGGATCCAGCTCCGAAAGTTTGCCCGACTCCAGTGCGGCAAGCTTCGACTTCAGCGTGTCCTGTTCAGCGAGTGAGAGGTTCACCGGCTTGAAGGGGGCTGCACGGAAATTGTGGTAGTACCAAAACGTGGTGGCGGAGGCAACGATGCCGATGATACCGACCAGCGCGCACAGCACGACGAGGACCTTCTGCCCACCCGAGGAGCGGGCAGGAGTGGGAGGCACGTAGGGATTGGTATTGTTCATGGGGGTGATGTGGGGTGGGTGATGTCCCGGGGTCACCGGTCCTGCGGTCTGACAGGGCGGGGGGGTACGCGTTGAAAAAATCCTGAGAAAGTTCCCTGCCGGCCATCCGGGCAGCCCCTAGGTGCTCGATCATCTGGTGCCGCCGCTACCATGCGCGGCCCAGCTCGGTTCACTAACCTCACATCACCTGCCATCAACCCCACGTCACCGGCTGCATGAGGTGGAACCAGTCACGCGCGTAGTTCGTGTCCGTAAGCAGCAGCCAGATGGTGGCGGCGCCGGTGAGGACGGTCCAGAAGATGATCCATGGGTTCTGCAGGAGCTGCTCGGGCTCGAGACGCGCCGTTTCCTCCTTCATGGCGTGGCGGAAGTAGGCGATGACCGCGACGATGATGATGGGGAACACCAGCACGAGGTTGTTCAGCACCGGATACACGGCCATCGCGATGCCCGTGCAGAAGCAGAACAGGTTCGCATACGTGATCATCGCCAGGATGAGCGAGGTCTCCGTGTAGACGCGGAAGGATTTGCGATACTTCCCGCTCACCTCGACGTCGCCGATGAAGCGGAACTCGCTGTAGCGCTTCCCCGTCATGAGCAGCGCGCCAAACGACCACCACGCCAGCACGATGGAGAGCGGCGGCACGTGCTGTGGACTCACCAGCGCGTAGTAGCCCAGCCAGAGGCGGATGGGATTGTTGAAGGACTCCGCGATGACATCCATGAACGCGCGGTCTTTGAGACGCAGCGGAGGCACGTTGTACACCAGACCACTGAAGAGCAGGAGTCCCAGCGCGGCCTGGTACGCCCAGTTGAACTTCCACCACCAGCACAGGAGAAACGCGACGACAATCAGCGCGACCTTCAGCCACCAGAGGTACTTCACCTTCACCTTGCCCGCAGGGATGCCGCGCAGGCGCTTGGTGGGATGCACCGCATCGAAGGGCGCATCCAGAATCTCATTCAGGATGTAGTTCGCCGAGGCGATGAGGCACGCGGGAATGAGCGACAGGACTGCCACACCGACGAGGCTGGCATCCCACTGGAAATTCAGCACCAGCGCCCACGCCACGACATGGCCGAACAGGATGAAGATGTTCTTCAACCAGTGTTCCGGGCGGCAGATCTTGAAGTATTCGAGCATGAGGCAGACAGGCGGGGGCAAGGCTAGTCAATGGTCCCAGCCCCGGAGTCAACCCCCAGCGTGCAGGATCCTGGGGGTATCAGCCTTTCGCGGTGGTCTATGATGTCCAGTCGAAGCAGTTCCGTGGACCACGCTCTTCTAGGCAAACGTCCTTCCACCTAAGAGGCGGTAGGGATGCGCTCCTGCGCGTCCGTAAACAGGGGGCGGAGGTGGAGGGAGATGCCACGTGGCAAGGCCATTTCGTGCCGCTGCTCCGCTCCGCCTCCGCCCACCTAAAGCGGGACGCGCAGGAGCGCATCCCTACCGTCCTTTTTGTGGAGGGACGTTAAGATGCAGAGTCAATGGTGTCTCAGGGGCTCCAGTCCGATTCGTTTCCACGATGCTTTCGCAGGCTACCTCTCCTGAAGTCGGCACCAAAAAACCCACCCCCACCAATCACCCCGTGCACAGGCACTTGCACACAATCGGTCGGCGCACCGTCGCATTATTCTTGACCGCAAATACACTACGGCTAAGATACAAAGATATGATACAAGTGCCGTAGGATAGACATCGCGACGCAGAAGCAGCATGACTCTTCTGACTCTCTTATTCGTCGCGATTTCAGTGCACCTCACTAGCGGGAAATAAGTCCGCATCATTGTCACCCAGCCCCTCGTGCTGCGAGTTCACCGAAGCATCGAGGAGATGCGTGCGCATGGCATGACCATGCTGACAGCACGCGCCTCCCGGAACTCCGGGCACTCGCAACCGCGCCGGCATCGGCCTTGCGCGGTGACATGACATGCGATGGCGCCTCACCATCCACGTCCACAGCCGACGACCACACTCCAATTAATTCCATCCATTCATCCACTCACCTATGAAAAAGACACTCACCATCACCACCACCGTGGCCGCCGCTCTCTTGCTCGCGTCCTGCGGACAGGAGAAAACCTACAACCGCAACCCGGTATCCGTTTCCAAGGACTCCACGCAAAAGGAAGATGAGGATGACGATAACAATTCGTCCTCAGCCCGGACAGGCGGGGGCGGCAGCTCCTATTACGGCCACACCTCAACGGGTGGCGGCAGCACTAAGAGCAGCACGAGCAGCCACAGCTCCGTATCGCGCGGTGGCTTCGGCCACTCCGGCAGCGCGGCTTCATAACACGCGCTCCAGGCATTACCCGCTCACTCCCACCGGTCGGCGCAACCCTGCGCTGGCCGGTACGGGTGGTCCACGCCTCCGCATCTCAATTCAACACACTTCATTTCGCATCCACTTCATCATTCACCATTCATGAAACGCACTTCCATTCCTCCCCGCCGCGACTGGCGCACCAAGGTCGAAGAAATCGGGCTGGTGTTTCACACCATCAACGACGCCACCTACTGGGACGAGAGCGCTTTTTACACCTTCTCTCCCTCGGAGGTGGACGCGCTGGAGTCCGCCACGAACGAACTCGCCGGCATGTATGAGCAGGCCATTGCACTCGCGATTGAAAAACGCGTGCTACCGGAGCTCGGCGTGCCCGCATGGCTCGTGCCCATGGTGGAGGATTCCTGGCGTCGCAAGGCTCCCAGCATCTACGGCCGCTTCGACCTTGCCTATGATGGCAAAGGTCCGGCGAAACTCATCGAGTTCAACGCCGACACGCCCACCTCATTGCTGGAGGCCAGCGTGGTGCAGTGGGAGTGGCACAAGGATACGCGCATCGGCACCGACCAGTGGAACTCCATCCATGAACGTTTCATCGCGCAGTGGGAGAAGCTGCGTCCTTCCATCACGAAGGAGCTGCACTTCACCTGCTGCTTCGAGTCCGCGGAGGACTACATGACGCTCACCTATGTGCGTGACCTCGCCCTGCAGGCGGGCATCAAGACCTCGGAAATTCCCGTGGAAGAAATCGGTTGGTGCTCTACCCGCAAGAAGTTCATCGACCGTGAAGGCGAAGTCATCAGTTCCATCTTCAAGCTCTATCCTTGGGACTGGATGATCCACGATGAGTTCGGCCCCAAGACCACGCAGACCAATGTGACCTGGATCGAACCCGCGTGGAAACTGCTCGCCAGCAGCAAGGCCCTGCTCGCGCTGCTCTGGGAGATGTTCCCCGATCATCCCAACCTGCTGCCCTGCTATATAGGCGAGCCCCGCGACCTGAAGTCGTACGCCCGCAAGCCCTTCTTCTCCCGCGAAGGCGCGAACGTGTTGCTCGTGCGCGATGGCAACGTGCTGGATGAAACCGGCGGCAGTTACTCTGCCCAGGGCACCGTCTTCCAGCAGCTCTATGACCTGCCGAACTTCGGCGGTGGCTACCCCATGCTCGGAAGCTGGCTCGTGAACGGCGAATCCGCCGGCCTCGGCATCCGCGAAAGCGAACGCCGCGTCACCGACAACGGCAGCCGCTTCGTACCGCATGTGATGGGGTGAGGAACTATCTATTGCTTATGGGCGAACCTAGCACCAGCGGCCCTGGGAGCGCTGGCCTCCGGCCGGCGTTTCCGCGCTATCGGAATGCATCGCGCTGAAATGAGGCAGGAATGCCCCCACTCCTTGAGGGACAAGCATCACTCACCGAAACACCGTATCCACCCCCATCGCACTCTCCTTGGCGAACGCGGGAATCCAGTGCGGCCTGCGCTTGGAGATGACGCGGAAAATCATGGAGAGTGCATGTAGGGTGACGATGCGATCCACCACGCGATAGCCACGGCGGCGGCGCATGAGAATCTTCAGGGCCCAGCCGAGATAACGCGCCTTCAGCCAGAAGGGTTCGAAATGCATCTTCACGCGGTAGCGGCTGCGCGGACCACCTTTGGGGTACTTGGCCTTGTAGGCTTTCTTCGCGGTGCGCAGCCGCTGCTCGATCTCTGCATCGAACGTGCGGAAGTAGTACTCACGCGCCAGGGCTAGGATGCCAAAGGTATCCCGCATGTACTCGATGTCCTCCACGGGCATGCCGCACTCGACGGCGAGTTCACGCATCTGGTCCAGCTTCTGCAGTGAAAGTGTGGCGGCGCGCAGGCAGCCTTCCTTGTCCTGCACGAAGTACATCAGCACCTTCTT
Protein-coding regions in this window:
- a CDS encoding glutathionylspermidine synthase family protein, which gives rise to MKRTSIPPRRDWRTKVEEIGLVFHTINDATYWDESAFYTFSPSEVDALESATNELAGMYEQAIALAIEKRVLPELGVPAWLVPMVEDSWRRKAPSIYGRFDLAYDGKGPAKLIEFNADTPTSLLEASVVQWEWHKDTRIGTDQWNSIHERFIAQWEKLRPSITKELHFTCCFESAEDYMTLTYVRDLALQAGIKTSEIPVEEIGWCSTRKKFIDREGEVISSIFKLYPWDWMIHDEFGPKTTQTNVTWIEPAWKLLASSKALLALLWEMFPDHPNLLPCYIGEPRDLKSYARKPFFSREGANVLLVRDGNVLDETGGSYSAQGTVFQQLYDLPNFGGGYPMLGSWLVNGESAGLGIRESERRVTDNGSRFVPHVMG
- a CDS encoding UbiA family prenyltransferase, which translates into the protein MLEYFKICRPEHWLKNIFILFGHVVAWALVLNFQWDASLVGVAVLSLIPACLIASANYILNEILDAPFDAVHPTKRLRGIPAGKVKVKYLWWLKVALIVVAFLLCWWWKFNWAYQAALGLLLFSGLVYNVPPLRLKDRAFMDVIAESFNNPIRLWLGYYALVSPQHVPPLSIVLAWWSFGALLMTGKRYSEFRFIGDVEVSGKYRKSFRVYTETSLILAMITYANLFCFCTGIAMAVYPVLNNLVLVFPIIIVAVIAYFRHAMKEETARLEPEQLLQNPWIIFWTVLTGAATIWLLLTDTNYARDWFHLMQPVTWG
- a CDS encoding porin family protein, encoding MKKIASLIMSLALASSAFAGPVSYSGKGGKFVQPTAPAPVGCDAFGPGFALGIYGGGYLPENDSAEDDALGGGVLGEYFFNQYIGIQGSYGIFATDQEHHEFDGALVLRYPITSLCIAPYAMAGGGFSVNSEDKGNYFVGGGIEARFVGANNLGVFADGAYHFAADDGDFDYTIVRLGVKFPF
- the dnaK gene encoding molecular chaperone DnaK; translation: MSKILGIDLGTTNSCMAVLEGSEPQVLENSEGARTTPSVVAFTKSGERLVGQAAKRQAVTNPRNTVFSVKRLMGRKFAELTDADKQVPYKIVPAANGDAHVQVEVGGETKTYSPQEVSAMILAKLKADAEARLGEKITEAVITVPAYFNDSQRNATKAAGEIAGLNVRRIINEPTAASLAYGLDSKKDEKIAVYDLGGGTFDISALEIGDGVFEVLATDGDTHLGGDDWDNKLIQWIISEFKSESGIDLSGQPDALQRIKEEAEKAKIALSSSQSYDISLPFITADQTGPKHITKTLTRAKLEQLTDDLFERTVKPVRDCLAAAKLDASKIDELVLVGGMTRMPRVIETARKLAGKEPHKGVNPDEVVAVGAAIQGGVLQGSVKDVLLLDVTPLTLAIETEGGIATPMIPRNTTIPKRHAQTFSTAADNQPGVEIVVIQGERSFSRDNKVLGTFKLDGIPPMPRGTAQIEVTFDLDANGILHVSAKEKTTGKESKISIAGSSGLSKDEIEKAKQEAEAHAEEDRKRKESVETKNEAETLVYQVEKSLKDLGDKVPADQKQPIQDKVDGLKKAIADNDTDAIKTRKDELQQLFAAAYQAMAGAAGGAPDMGGAPGPEAAAAGGSAGSSSDAGSSSSKDKGNVVDADFEVVDKNDNKS